Proteins encoded together in one Triticum dicoccoides isolate Atlit2015 ecotype Zavitan chromosome 7B, WEW_v2.0, whole genome shotgun sequence window:
- the LOC119336790 gene encoding F-box protein SKIP31-like isoform X1 has protein sequence MADGKDLGAAAAAEPDPDEGQPDLEEEGELEAAAGGGEEEEDVDVDGLASFLEFEILSGSSEEDPLDQLEEGEEEKETGVNYEAKNGKRKQDSLSDGDGSGSEDEHQKRARKEKGKGKVLAEGPPQIDTGMFTNVPPELFLQIFKFLSSEDLISCALVCRFMNAAASDETLWRRLYCMRWGLSSNATSNAKLRECAWKSLYIQQDREDMVEFVRYTPTEFKEYYIQMQAAKRSQAPLPSEVNDDKIVLDKTVADQVSSWKSRRGLTDDAVKGHSCSGSTCYYKQIGDAYICEKTGRVHVCDDACREFVLDQASGLLVCTISGHCFERFLCPDDEWDTCDADQQQGGVTDEAEPFMGSGRFARAYQLGYSCADEKELEHALRFC, from the exons atggCCGACGGGAAGGACCTGGGCGCCGCGGCGGCCGCGGAACCCGACCCCGATGAAGGGCAGCCGGATCTGGAAGAGGAAGGTGAGCTCgaagccgccgccggcggcggcgaggaagaagaggacgTCGACGTCGACGGCCTCGCCAGCTTCCTCGAATTCGAGATCCTCTCCGGATCCAGCGAGGAAGATCCTCTCGAC CagctggaggagggcgaggaggagaaggagacgGGGGTGAACTATGAGGCGAAGAACGGTAAGAGGAAGCAAGATTCGCTGTCGGACGGAGATGGCAGCGGCAGCGAGGACGAGCATCAGAAGAGggcgaggaaggagaagggaaaagGAAAGGTTTTGGCAGAGGGGCCGCCTCAGATTGACACGGGCATGTTCACCAACGTCCCCCCGGAGCTGTTCCTGCAGATCTTCAAGTTCCTCTCCTCGGAGGACCTCATCTCGTGTGCCCTTGTGTGTCGCTTCATGAACGCCGCCGCATCTGACGAGACCCTTTGGCGCCGCTT GTATTGTATGAGGTGGGGCCTGTCCTCTAATGCTACCTCTAACGCAAAACTCAGGGAGTGTGCTTGGAAGAGCCTCTACATTCAG CAAGACAGAGAAGATATGGTTGAATTCGTGAGATATACCCCTACAGAATTCAAAGAGTACTATATCCAGATGCAGGCTGCAAAAAGGAGTCAGGCACCCCTTCCCTCAGAA GTTAACGACGACAAGATTGTTCTTGATAAGACAGTAGCTGATCAGGTGTCTAGTTGGAAAAGCCGCAGAGGCCTTACCGATGATGCAGTCAAGGGGCATTCTTGCTCCGGAAGTACTTGCTACTATAAGCAGATTGGTGATGCTTATATCTGTGAGAAGACTGGTCGTGTACATG TCTGCGATGATGCCTGTCGTGAATTTGTCTTGGACCAAGCTAGCGGGTTACTTGTCTGTACGATATCTGGGCACTGTTTTGAGAGATTTTTATGTCCTGATGATGAGTGGGACACTTGTGATGCT GATCAGCAGCAAGGTGGCGTGACTGATGAAGCAGAGCCATTCATGGGATCTGGACGATTTG CACGAGCTTATCAGTTGGGTTACAGCTGTGCCGACGAGAAGGAACTTGAGCACGCTTTGCGGTTCtgctga
- the LOC119336790 gene encoding F-box protein SKIP31-like isoform X2, with protein MADGKDLGAAAAAEPDPDEGQPDLEEEGELEAAAGGGEEEEDVDVDGLASFLEFEILSGSSEEDPLDLEEGEEEKETGVNYEAKNGKRKQDSLSDGDGSGSEDEHQKRARKEKGKGKVLAEGPPQIDTGMFTNVPPELFLQIFKFLSSEDLISCALVCRFMNAAASDETLWRRLYCMRWGLSSNATSNAKLRECAWKSLYIQQDREDMVEFVRYTPTEFKEYYIQMQAAKRSQAPLPSEVNDDKIVLDKTVADQVSSWKSRRGLTDDAVKGHSCSGSTCYYKQIGDAYICEKTGRVHVCDDACREFVLDQASGLLVCTISGHCFERFLCPDDEWDTCDADQQQGGVTDEAEPFMGSGRFARAYQLGYSCADEKELEHALRFC; from the exons atggCCGACGGGAAGGACCTGGGCGCCGCGGCGGCCGCGGAACCCGACCCCGATGAAGGGCAGCCGGATCTGGAAGAGGAAGGTGAGCTCgaagccgccgccggcggcggcgaggaagaagaggacgTCGACGTCGACGGCCTCGCCAGCTTCCTCGAATTCGAGATCCTCTCCGGATCCAGCGAGGAAGATCCTCTCGAC ctggaggagggcgaggaggagaaggagacgGGGGTGAACTATGAGGCGAAGAACGGTAAGAGGAAGCAAGATTCGCTGTCGGACGGAGATGGCAGCGGCAGCGAGGACGAGCATCAGAAGAGggcgaggaaggagaagggaaaagGAAAGGTTTTGGCAGAGGGGCCGCCTCAGATTGACACGGGCATGTTCACCAACGTCCCCCCGGAGCTGTTCCTGCAGATCTTCAAGTTCCTCTCCTCGGAGGACCTCATCTCGTGTGCCCTTGTGTGTCGCTTCATGAACGCCGCCGCATCTGACGAGACCCTTTGGCGCCGCTT GTATTGTATGAGGTGGGGCCTGTCCTCTAATGCTACCTCTAACGCAAAACTCAGGGAGTGTGCTTGGAAGAGCCTCTACATTCAG CAAGACAGAGAAGATATGGTTGAATTCGTGAGATATACCCCTACAGAATTCAAAGAGTACTATATCCAGATGCAGGCTGCAAAAAGGAGTCAGGCACCCCTTCCCTCAGAA GTTAACGACGACAAGATTGTTCTTGATAAGACAGTAGCTGATCAGGTGTCTAGTTGGAAAAGCCGCAGAGGCCTTACCGATGATGCAGTCAAGGGGCATTCTTGCTCCGGAAGTACTTGCTACTATAAGCAGATTGGTGATGCTTATATCTGTGAGAAGACTGGTCGTGTACATG TCTGCGATGATGCCTGTCGTGAATTTGTCTTGGACCAAGCTAGCGGGTTACTTGTCTGTACGATATCTGGGCACTGTTTTGAGAGATTTTTATGTCCTGATGATGAGTGGGACACTTGTGATGCT GATCAGCAGCAAGGTGGCGTGACTGATGAAGCAGAGCCATTCATGGGATCTGGACGATTTG CACGAGCTTATCAGTTGGGTTACAGCTGTGCCGACGAGAAGGAACTTGAGCACGCTTTGCGGTTCtgctga
- the LOC119341720 gene encoding uncharacterized protein LOC119341720: MEADHHHHHHERSAEAGHRRHGWNGPRYDDRQRSSPWVWMAVILCTLLLVGVIVVGATMMAVYLIYKPQMPYMEVTNAQLLRLDYSPTDGVIRDIQFKFDLLAKNTNSKVDTSFSSFNVNFNGTTLLQLSAETFTVARESSVTLPYSGESRGRRLAPAGMQAMEEAIRSELVPITLSGEARTRWKKDVFLKVGFWTHLNCPLEFYYRTGNVAPIDHDTCRSRSP; the protein is encoded by the coding sequence ATGGAGgcggaccaccaccaccaccaccacgagaGGTCGGCTGAGGCGGGTCATCGCCGCCATGGGTGGAACGGGCCGCGGTACGACGACAGGCAGAGGAGCTCCCCGTGGGTGTGGATGGCGGTGATCCTGTGCACGCTGCTGCTCGTCGGCGTCATCGTGGTGGGCGCCACGATGATGGCCGTGTATCTCATCTACAAGCCCCAGATGCCGTACATGGAGGTGACCAACGCGCAGCTCCTGCGGCTCGACTACAGCCCGACCGACGGCGTCATCAGGGACATACAGTTCAAGTTCGATCTTCTGGCCAAGAACACCAACTCCAAGGTCGACACCTCCTTCTCCAGCTTCAACGTCAACTTCAACGGCACCACCCTGCTACAGCTGAGCGCCGAGACCTTCACCGTTGCCCGGGAGAGCTCCGTCACGCTGCCGTACAGCGGGGAGTCGCGCGGGAGGAGGCTGGCCCCCGCCGGGATGCAGGCCATGGAGGAGGCGATCAGATCCGAGCTGGTGCCCATCACCCTGTCCGGCGAGGCGCGGACGCGGTGGAAGAAGGACGTCTTCCTCAAGGTCGGCTTCTGGACGCACCTCAATTGCCCCCTCGAGTTCTACTACCGCACCGGCAACGTCGCGCCCATCGACCACGACACCTGCCGCTCCAGGTCGCCGTAG
- the LOC119335955 gene encoding F-box/FBD/LRR-repeat protein At5g22660-like isoform X1: MQALSPDEPETLTDLLNVAVRLEKMIFVVAINEVDYNFKLYTRLDHLKNDHFEDISSDNHFEDISLDDHFEDISLDDHFEEISSDYQMLEPSTATLLRGIFSDPQSQSIQVQSNLQRVLSGGNTKATAPIGNEEKPCCDDNDRISVLHESILHCIMSFMPAQDVVRTSMLFRRSPPLWTSAPCLDIDIDHFDMDRVKFNKFAKSLFQRRGNANTLDKLRLHSFAIDAAKYWIGDAIRLHKVKLIDFTENTRWEAFYLDPEAISFSSKYLQTVKLTNVIIVTSVFDQLSRECQSLENLQLADSTLCSPEISSSSLKTLEIINCLVLNHLLIRTGKLVSLCFKDTRCSRCTRKYILRTTSAVILCDLSNAKSIELPTPVRHVAFDRMTPGCPMFISLTSLILGEWCLSNKFAPLACFLEHSPRLENLDLKLKFGCEEQKQPLQMAEGISFQAKSLKKVTIHCAEEEDRLPVLKAILLANARSVKHIDVKTY; the protein is encoded by the exons ATGCAAGCACTGTCACCAGACGAGCCCGAGACATTGACTGATCTTCTGAATGTTGCTGTCAGATTAGAGAAAATGATTTTCGTAGTAGCTATTAACGAG GTTGATTATAATTTTAAGCTGTATACGAGATTGGATCATTTAAAGAATGATCATTTTGAGGACATATCATCAGATAATCATTTTGAGGACATCTCGTTGGATGATCATTTTGAGGACATCTCGTTGGATGATCATTTTGAGGAAATTTCATCAGATTATCAAATGCTTGAACCCTCAACTGCGACGCTTCTGCGAGGAATTTTTAGTGATCCACAGAGTCAAAGCATTCAGGTACAGAGCAACCTCCAGAGGGTGCTATCAGGTGGTAATACAAAAGCAACAG CGCCTATAGGAAATGAAGAGAAGCCTTGCTGTGATGACAATGATAGGATTAGCGTCCTTCATGAGAGCATACTCCATTGTATCATGTCCTTCATGCCAGCACAGGACGTCGTACGCACAAGCATGCTATTCCGAAGATCGCCCCCATTATGGACTTCAGCGCCATGCCTTGATATCGATATTGATCACTTTGATATGGACAGGGTAAAGTTCAACAAGTTTGCAAAAAGTTTGTTTCAACGGCGGGGTAATGCTAATACATTGGACAAACTCCGCCTTCACTCTTTTGCCATTGATGCAGCCAAGTATTGGATCGGTGATGCTATCAGACTTCATAAAGTTAAATTGATTGATTTCACTGAAAATACAAGATGGGAAGCTTTTTACTTAGATCCTGAAGCTATCAGCTTTAGCTCTAAATATCTGCAAACTGTGAAGCTCACTAATGTTATAATAGTCACATCTGTCTTTGATCAGCTCAGCCGTGAATGCCAATCTTTGGAAAATCTGCAGTTGGCAGACAGCACTCTTTGTTCTCCTGAGATTTCATCAAGTTCATTGAAGACTCTGGAAATAATAAACTGCTTAGTTTTGAATCATCTTCTAATTCGTACTGGCAAGCTGGTCTCGCTATGCTTCAAGGACACTCGATGCAGCAGGTGCACTCGAAAATACATACTTCGAACTACATCAGCAGTAATCCTATGCGATCTTTCAAACGCTAAGAGCATAGAACTGCCAACACCAGTGAGACAT GTTGCATTTGATAGAATGACTCCAGGGTGCCCAATGTTCATCAGTCTGACAAGTCTCATTCTTGGTGAATGGTGTCTTTCCAACAAATTTGCTCCTCTAGCTTGCTTCCTCGAGCACTCTCCTAGGCTTGAGAATCTTGATCTGAAGCTCAAG TTTGGCTGTGAAGAGCAAAAGcagccgcttcaaatggctgagggAATATCATTCCAAGCCAAAAGCCTTAAGAAGGTAACGATCCACTGCGCCGAAGAGGAGGACAGGCTTCCCGTGTTGAAGGCTATACTGCTTGCCAATGCAAGGTCTGTCAAGCACATCGACGTCAAGACGTACTAG
- the LOC119335955 gene encoding F-box/FBD/LRR-repeat protein At5g22660-like isoform X2 gives MQALSPDEPETLTDLLNVAVRLEKMIFVVAINEVDYNFKLYTRLDHLKNDHFEDISSDNHFEDISLDDHFEDISLDDHFEEISSDYQMLEPSTATLLRGIFSDPQSQSIQVQSNLQRVLSGGNTKATGNEEKPCCDDNDRISVLHESILHCIMSFMPAQDVVRTSMLFRRSPPLWTSAPCLDIDIDHFDMDRVKFNKFAKSLFQRRGNANTLDKLRLHSFAIDAAKYWIGDAIRLHKVKLIDFTENTRWEAFYLDPEAISFSSKYLQTVKLTNVIIVTSVFDQLSRECQSLENLQLADSTLCSPEISSSSLKTLEIINCLVLNHLLIRTGKLVSLCFKDTRCSRCTRKYILRTTSAVILCDLSNAKSIELPTPVRHVAFDRMTPGCPMFISLTSLILGEWCLSNKFAPLACFLEHSPRLENLDLKLKFGCEEQKQPLQMAEGISFQAKSLKKVTIHCAEEEDRLPVLKAILLANARSVKHIDVKTY, from the exons ATGCAAGCACTGTCACCAGACGAGCCCGAGACATTGACTGATCTTCTGAATGTTGCTGTCAGATTAGAGAAAATGATTTTCGTAGTAGCTATTAACGAG GTTGATTATAATTTTAAGCTGTATACGAGATTGGATCATTTAAAGAATGATCATTTTGAGGACATATCATCAGATAATCATTTTGAGGACATCTCGTTGGATGATCATTTTGAGGACATCTCGTTGGATGATCATTTTGAGGAAATTTCATCAGATTATCAAATGCTTGAACCCTCAACTGCGACGCTTCTGCGAGGAATTTTTAGTGATCCACAGAGTCAAAGCATTCAGGTACAGAGCAACCTCCAGAGGGTGCTATCAGGTGGTAATACAAAAGCAACAG GAAATGAAGAGAAGCCTTGCTGTGATGACAATGATAGGATTAGCGTCCTTCATGAGAGCATACTCCATTGTATCATGTCCTTCATGCCAGCACAGGACGTCGTACGCACAAGCATGCTATTCCGAAGATCGCCCCCATTATGGACTTCAGCGCCATGCCTTGATATCGATATTGATCACTTTGATATGGACAGGGTAAAGTTCAACAAGTTTGCAAAAAGTTTGTTTCAACGGCGGGGTAATGCTAATACATTGGACAAACTCCGCCTTCACTCTTTTGCCATTGATGCAGCCAAGTATTGGATCGGTGATGCTATCAGACTTCATAAAGTTAAATTGATTGATTTCACTGAAAATACAAGATGGGAAGCTTTTTACTTAGATCCTGAAGCTATCAGCTTTAGCTCTAAATATCTGCAAACTGTGAAGCTCACTAATGTTATAATAGTCACATCTGTCTTTGATCAGCTCAGCCGTGAATGCCAATCTTTGGAAAATCTGCAGTTGGCAGACAGCACTCTTTGTTCTCCTGAGATTTCATCAAGTTCATTGAAGACTCTGGAAATAATAAACTGCTTAGTTTTGAATCATCTTCTAATTCGTACTGGCAAGCTGGTCTCGCTATGCTTCAAGGACACTCGATGCAGCAGGTGCACTCGAAAATACATACTTCGAACTACATCAGCAGTAATCCTATGCGATCTTTCAAACGCTAAGAGCATAGAACTGCCAACACCAGTGAGACAT GTTGCATTTGATAGAATGACTCCAGGGTGCCCAATGTTCATCAGTCTGACAAGTCTCATTCTTGGTGAATGGTGTCTTTCCAACAAATTTGCTCCTCTAGCTTGCTTCCTCGAGCACTCTCCTAGGCTTGAGAATCTTGATCTGAAGCTCAAG TTTGGCTGTGAAGAGCAAAAGcagccgcttcaaatggctgagggAATATCATTCCAAGCCAAAAGCCTTAAGAAGGTAACGATCCACTGCGCCGAAGAGGAGGACAGGCTTCCCGTGTTGAAGGCTATACTGCTTGCCAATGCAAGGTCTGTCAAGCACATCGACGTCAAGACGTACTAG